GCTGTACCAGCCTGTGCACCAGGGTGCGCCGATGGGAGAGGTCAGGACCAATGGCCTGACGGCGGGTGCGATGAAAGTCACGGCGCAGCAGGCGCTGGATACGAGGCACCGGGTCCCGGCCGTTAATGGCATAGCGCGCAATCAGTCCCTGCAGGGAAACAGGCTCCCCGGGGCGTGCCTCAACGATTCGTGCATTGACGATCATGGTCATCAATCGTCGCAGGCGTCCGCCCAGCGGCCAGTCATCGGCTGTCAGCAATCGCCATGCACCGGCGGCTTCCCGCTCCGGCATGCGTCCCCAGAAGATGGTGACAGGGATCAGTTGCACGTCTTGTTCGGGAGCGTGTGCCACTGCCCTGATCAGATTGGACAGCGAAGGCGAATAGCGTTTCTGGCCGCTGTCGCGGTGCAGCCATTGCAGTGCCTCATGATGCCCCTCTGGCAGTATGATCCGACGGTCGGCTCGGGGTAGCTCATGGCGCCGGCACAGCAGGCGCACTGCCAGCCGATCGGAAAGGGCTGGTCCGGGCAGCACATAGACGACCGGTGCAGTGTCATCTGCCTCGGGTTCCGGCAGTGGCTCGACGCTACGAAAGCGGATCAGCGGTGCCAGTAGTGCTTCAGCAGCCCGGGCGGCGCCCCGGCGGAGAAAAGTCGGTACAGTCATCAGGACCCCGGGCAATCGTGACGGACAACAGTATAGCGATCGCAGTATCGACGGCGAGGTACGTTATCATCAACGGGCGCCCCCCCGAGCAGATCAGGTAATGAGTGAGCACAGGAGGAAATCGGATGAGAGAGCCATGGCGCGATGGCAATGCCGTGACACTGTTGCCAGAGGCGCAGCGTTTTCTGCCTGCCCTGTTCGACGCCATCGAAGCAGCCGAGCACCTGATCGATATCGAGCTATACGCCTTTGAGGATGGCGTGCTCGGAGAGCGTATGATGGCTGCGCTAGCCCGTGCCGTGCAGCGCGGTGTCCGAGTCAGACTGCTGCTGGATGCCTGTGGTAGCTGGGCGCTGTCCACTGCCAGTCGGCGACGAATGCTTGACAGTGGCATCATGTTACGCTTTTTTCATCCGCTCTCCCTGCGCCATTTCAGTCGTTTTCTCTCGCGCGATCACCGTAAACTGGTGGTGGTGGATGAACGGCTTGCCTTTACCGGCGGCTTCGGAATGACCGATCAGTTTCTCAATGCCTGGTTCGATGTGGCAGTGGCGGTGCAGGGAAACTGTGTCGCCGACTGGCAGGCCCTGTTCGAACGCGTCTGGAATTCACGACCGGCCCATCCCCCTCACGAAGTCGAATCCCGGCCAACGTCTCAAAAAACGCGCACACCCCCCACCGCATCGCACGACACCCATGGCATGCGCGGGCGAGTGGTCTGGGGGCAGGGCTATCGTTATCAGGCCATACGGCGCTCGTTACATCATCATGTGAATACTGCCGAACGGCGTATCTGGCTATGTACGCCCTATTTCGTGCCCACTCGCAGTCTGCGTCGGTTGCTGCGGCGTGCGGCACGTCAGGGCGTGGATGTGCGACTGCTGCTGGCGGCGCGAGACCATGATCATCCGGCCGTTCGATACGCCGGGCAGCGTTTCTATACGCATCTACTGCGTGCCGGGGTGCGCATTTTCGAGTTTCAGCCTGCCTTCATTCATGCCAAGTTCGGCCTGTGTGATGACTGGTGCACCATCGGCTCCTGCAATTTTGATCATTGGAGCCTGCAATGGAACCTGGAAGCCAATCAGGAAATCGATGACCCGGCTTTTGCGGCCGAGCTGGAGAGGCTGTTCGAGCGCAATTTCTGCCAGAGCCGCGAGGTGACGGTTTATCAATGGCAGCAACGCTCACGCTGGCAGCGTCTGCGAGAGTGGTGCTATGGCACGCTCGATGCCCTGATTACCCGTTTGCGCTGATTCAGCGCCCGCGACGTCTCGACTGTGATTTTCCCGAGCGTGGTCCGGCGCCTGGTTTATGATGCTTGCTCGGTGTTTCAGCAGGTGCTCGATAGAGCAGATAGAGATCCAGGGTCAGTTCGGGTAATTGCTCGGCCAGTCGGGTCGCCTCTTTGGCATCCTGGCCGACACCAGCAAGCTCGGGGTCTTCTTCGTCAAAGAGACCGGAAAGAATCATGAAGGGAAGTAGCAGCTCGGCTGCCTGGGCTTCGTAATTTCCGAACCAGGCTGTTTCATCGCTGAAAACGCCTTCCATGAATCCGGCACACCAGAGCCTGACCGGATGCTCCTGATCTGCTTCTTCTTCACTCATGTCGAGATCGAAGGGAAGATCGGGGACATCACCCGCCTCGAAGGCGCGGGCAGCATTGGCACACAGCTCTTCAAGTGCCGACTCGATGGCCTGCTGCTGTGCGGCATCATCGAACTCGGGAGGGGTATCGAAGATGGTAGTCAGTCGGGCGTCACGTTCGGTTGGCGCAGTGGTAATGGCCTGAGCGACCAGATAACCATGGGCTCCGAACAGGTCGAGTGCCTCATCGCTGACTCGCTCCGAATCGAGAAAGTCGTATAGCAGATCAAGCTGATCGTCATCGAGCAGCGGATACGGCTGGGGTGTCTCGGCCATGAGAGCGGCTCCGGTTATCGAAAGTGGGGCGCTTTACGTTCAGCGACGTGGCAAGCATTCTATCATCCTGCACTACGGCTGCTGCATGTGATGCATGCCATCACTGCGCCCAGGGGCGATCACTAGGGTGGCCCCGGGCAGCCATTGACTGTCAGGACCTCTCGAGCATGACCGATGAACAATTGCAGCAGCGTCTGCTGAATTGCGCAGAATGTTGCTGGCAGCAGGCAAGCGCGCATTATCCTGCTCTGCCGCAACCGCGAATCTGGTTCGATCTGCGCGGGCGCAGTGCCGGTCAGGCGCATTACCAGCGTGGTGGACTGCGGTTCAACATGACGCTTTATCGCGATCAGCCGGAGACTTTCCTCGCCGAAGTCGTCCCTCATGAAATGGCGCACTGGGTGGTGCATCACAGCGTCCCGCACCGGGTTCGTCCCCATGGGCACGAGTGGCAGTCGGTCATGCGTGAACTGTTCCGATTGCCCCCCCGCGTGACTCACACCTTCGATACCTCTCGCGCCACCCCGGTTCCCTACGGCTACCGCTGCCATTGTGCGCGCTTGCACCGTTTTACCGCTCGTCGCCATGCATTGGCACGTCGGGGACGTCGCTATCGTTGCAGATACTGCCAGGGCGTACTGCATTATCAGGGGAGAATTGATCCACACAGCTGATACAGCGGTATGGCATTCTGTCATGGCGCATCAAGTTCCTGTTTTGACAAGGCAACTCTCGCGCGGTCACGACCAAGGTCTAATGGGAGAGGGCCGGGTATCTCCGGCTATCCTGACCCGACAATCCGAATTCCGACTGCCCGACGTGGGCACCCATACTGGAGGGCCAGCCATGACAGAGAGTGTCAGTAGTGCCAAAGCGCAGCGGTATCCGATTGATCCGGATATTCGCTCACGGGCCTGGCTCGACGAGGCGCAATATCATGAGATGTATCAGCGTTCGATCGAGGATCCGGATGGGTTCTGGCGTGAGCAGGCGAAAACGCTGGCATGGTTCAGGGAACCCGAAACCATTTCCAGATCGACTTTCTCGGCCAATGGTACGGATATCCGATGGTTCGAGGATGGCACACTCAACGCTGCCTGGAACTGTCTTGATCGGCATCTTGAAACACGCGGAGACCAGCCGGCGATCATCTGGGAAGGAGATGATCCTGCAGATACGCTGACCCTGAGCTTTCGCGAGTTGCATGCCAGGGTAGGGCAGTGTGCCAATGCGCTGAAGTCGCTGGGTGTGTCGCGTGGCGATACCGTGACGCTCTATATGCCGATGGTGCCTGAAGCCGCCATTGCAATGCTGGCATGCGCACGCATCGGTGCGCTGCACTCGGTCGTCTTCGGCGGGTTTTCTCCCGATGCGCTGGCCGGTCGTGTTCAGGACTCCGGATCACGAGTGGTGATTACTGCCGATGAGTCGGTTCGGGGTGGGAAACATATCCCGCTCAAGGATAACGTGGACGAAGCACTGAGTCGTGAAGGCACGGAGATCGTCGAGCACGTGCTGGTCGTTCGTCGCACCGGTGGTGAAGTCGCCTGGCACGATCGGGATCGCTGGTACCACGAAGTGGTTGATGGGCAGTCCGATGAGTGCCCGGCCGAGGAGCTGGGGGCCGAGGAGGGGCTGTTTATCCTTTATACCTCGGGTTCGACCGGCAAGCCGAAAGGACTCAAGCACACCATTGGCGGTTATCTGCTTTATACCTCAATGACACATCGTTATGTATTCGATTACCACGACGGTGATGTGTACTGGTGTGCCGCCGATGTCGGCTGGATTACCGGGCACTCCTACATTGTCTATGGACCGCTGGCCAATGGGGCGACGACACTGATGTTCGAAGGGGTGCCGAGTTATCCGACTCATGGTCGGATTGGCGAAGTCATCGATCGTCACGGTGTCAATATTCTCTACACCTCGCCTACCGCGGTACGGGCGCTGATGGCGCACGGTGAACACATCATGGACTCGAGTTCACGTGACTCGCTGCGCATTCTCGGCAGTGTGGGCGAACCGATCAATCCGGAGGCCTGGTCCTGGTTTCATCGCGTAGTGGGTAACGGTCGCTGCCCGATCATGGATACCTGGTGGCAGACCGAGACAGGCGGACACATGATTACGCCACTGCCCGGGTTCTCCGAAATCAAGCCCGGCTCGGCAATGAAACCCTTCTTTGGTGTTCAGCCGGCGCTTTATGATAACGAGGGCAATCGCCTGGAGGGCGAGGCTTCCGGCAATCTGGTCATCGAAGCCAGCTGGCCTGGTCAGGCACGCACCATCTGGCACAACCACGAGCGCTTTGAGCAGACCTATTTTGCAATGCATGAAGGGGTCTATTTCACTGGTGATGGTGCTCGGCGTGATGCGGATGGCGACTACTGGATTACCGGGCGAATCGATGATGTGCTCAACGTCTCCGGCCACCGCCTGGGGACTGCAGAAATCGAATCCTCACTGGTGGCGCACGAGGCGGTTGCCGAAGCGGCAGTGGTCGGTTACCCCCATGATGTCAAGGGGCAGGGCATTTACATTTATGTCACTCTTGCTGACGGAGTAACGCCGAGCGAAGAGCTGCGCAAGGAGCTGATTACCCAGGTGCGCCATGATATCGGCCCCATCGCAACGCCGGATATCATCCAGTGGGCGCCGGGTCTTCCCAAGACACGCTCCGGCAAGATCATGCGTCGCATTCTGCGCAAGATTGCTTCCAATGAGCTTGACGGGCTGGGAGATACCAGCACCCTGGCGGACCCCACGGTAGTTGAGGAGCTGATTGAGCATCGTCCTCGATAATAAAAGGGGGTATCGTGCAATCGACAGGCGGGCCAGTGACCCGCCTGTGTCATTTGCGGCGCTGATACGACCAAAGGGGGGCTTATCCTTTGGTATTCAAAAAGCACTGCGGTAGTATGCGCTGAAGGCGTGACAATTTGACGCACCTCGCAGCGCCGACGATCTGGTCGCCCGGCCGCATACTGACTGGCGGCTCTATAAATACAGCGCTGACACCTTCGTCGAGGTGTGGCAGGGTTTGGAGGAGACTGCATGGCGTTTGCCCAGAAGTTCATCGTCGCCGACGATCATCCATTGTTTCGGGCGGCCCTGACGCAGTCATTGCGTCAGGTGGCAGCCAATGCCGAAATTGTCGAAGCCGATACCATGGATGCGACCCTGGATGCGGTAACCCGTCATCCGGATGTTGACCTCATTCTGCTGGATCTTCGCATGCCTGGAGCGCATGGTTTTTCCGGTCTGATTCAGTTGCGGGGTCAGATGCCGGATATCCCGGTTGCCGTTATCTCGGGAAGCGAGGAAGTACACGTGGTGCGACGGGCGATCGACTACGGCGCTTCGGGATTTATTCCCAAATCCGCCTCTCTGACGGTGATCTCCGAAGCCATTGGCGAGATTCTTGACGGCGAGGTCTGGTTGCCGCCGGCAGTGGCTGATGCCCTGGGCGATGGCAATGAAGAGGAAGCGAAATTCGCTGAAGCGATTGCTTCGCTGACGCCACAGCAGTTTCGTGTGCTCAATATGCTCACCGAAGGTCTGCTCAACAAGCAGATCGCCTACGATCTGAACGTTTCGGAAGCCACCATCAAAGCCCACGTGACGGCCATTCTGCGCAAGCTTGGGGTTCATTCACGTACCCAGGCAGTCATCGCCGCCCAGAAGCTGGAAGTGGACCCACCGAAGATCGAAGAAAACTAGCGTATTTCGTTATTTCGCTGACGCTGCGCCCGGGTATTCCCCGGGCGCAATGCGTTCGGTTGCCTATTCGCCTGGCGGGGTGGCGGAAGTATGGCGCCGGGCCTGCAAGGTACGGGTGAGCAGAGCGCGCAGGGCAGCCGGTCGTACCGGCTTCATCAGTAGATGATACCCGGCCAGCTTGACCTCTTCGGCAACCTCATCGGTACGATCGGCCGTGATCACGATGCCCGGGACTTCCGATGAGAAACGCTCGCCCAGTGCTTCCAGAGCCATCAGACCGGTAATTTCGTTATCCAGATGATAGTCGGCGAGAATGGCGTCGGGATCGCCGTCCAGGTTACGCAGCACCGATTTGCTACCCCCGATCGAGGTAGCGGTATAGACTTCACAGTCCCACCCTTCCAGCATCGCCTTCATGCCTTCA
This DNA window, taken from Kushneria phosphatilytica, encodes the following:
- a CDS encoding phospholipase D-like domain-containing protein — translated: MREPWRDGNAVTLLPEAQRFLPALFDAIEAAEHLIDIELYAFEDGVLGERMMAALARAVQRGVRVRLLLDACGSWALSTASRRRMLDSGIMLRFFHPLSLRHFSRFLSRDHRKLVVVDERLAFTGGFGMTDQFLNAWFDVAVAVQGNCVADWQALFERVWNSRPAHPPHEVESRPTSQKTRTPPTASHDTHGMRGRVVWGQGYRYQAIRRSLHHHVNTAERRIWLCTPYFVPTRSLRRLLRRAARQGVDVRLLLAARDHDHPAVRYAGQRFYTHLLRAGVRIFEFQPAFIHAKFGLCDDWCTIGSCNFDHWSLQWNLEANQEIDDPAFAAELERLFERNFCQSREVTVYQWQQRSRWQRLREWCYGTLDALITRLR
- a CDS encoding YecA/YgfB family protein; amino-acid sequence: MAETPQPYPLLDDDQLDLLYDFLDSERVSDEALDLFGAHGYLVAQAITTAPTERDARLTTIFDTPPEFDDAAQQQAIESALEELCANAARAFEAGDVPDLPFDLDMSEEEADQEHPVRLWCAGFMEGVFSDETAWFGNYEAQAAELLLPFMILSGLFDEEDPELAGVGQDAKEATRLAEQLPELTLDLYLLYRAPAETPSKHHKPGAGPRSGKSQSRRRGR
- a CDS encoding SprT family zinc-dependent metalloprotease, with product MTDEQLQQRLLNCAECCWQQASAHYPALPQPRIWFDLRGRSAGQAHYQRGGLRFNMTLYRDQPETFLAEVVPHEMAHWVVHHSVPHRVRPHGHEWQSVMRELFRLPPRVTHTFDTSRATPVPYGYRCHCARLHRFTARRHALARRGRRYRCRYCQGVLHYQGRIDPHS
- the acs gene encoding acetate--CoA ligase; amino-acid sequence: MTESVSSAKAQRYPIDPDIRSRAWLDEAQYHEMYQRSIEDPDGFWREQAKTLAWFREPETISRSTFSANGTDIRWFEDGTLNAAWNCLDRHLETRGDQPAIIWEGDDPADTLTLSFRELHARVGQCANALKSLGVSRGDTVTLYMPMVPEAAIAMLACARIGALHSVVFGGFSPDALAGRVQDSGSRVVITADESVRGGKHIPLKDNVDEALSREGTEIVEHVLVVRRTGGEVAWHDRDRWYHEVVDGQSDECPAEELGAEEGLFILYTSGSTGKPKGLKHTIGGYLLYTSMTHRYVFDYHDGDVYWCAADVGWITGHSYIVYGPLANGATTLMFEGVPSYPTHGRIGEVIDRHGVNILYTSPTAVRALMAHGEHIMDSSSRDSLRILGSVGEPINPEAWSWFHRVVGNGRCPIMDTWWQTETGGHMITPLPGFSEIKPGSAMKPFFGVQPALYDNEGNRLEGEASGNLVIEASWPGQARTIWHNHERFEQTYFAMHEGVYFTGDGARRDADGDYWITGRIDDVLNVSGHRLGTAEIESSLVAHEAVAEAAVVGYPHDVKGQGIYIYVTLADGVTPSEELRKELITQVRHDIGPIATPDIIQWAPGLPKTRSGKIMRRILRKIASNELDGLGDTSTLADPTVVEELIEHRPR
- a CDS encoding response regulator — protein: MAFAQKFIVADDHPLFRAALTQSLRQVAANAEIVEADTMDATLDAVTRHPDVDLILLDLRMPGAHGFSGLIQLRGQMPDIPVAVISGSEEVHVVRRAIDYGASGFIPKSASLTVISEAIGEILDGEVWLPPAVADALGDGNEEEAKFAEAIASLTPQQFRVLNMLTEGLLNKQIAYDLNVSEATIKAHVTAILRKLGVHSRTQAVIAAQKLEVDPPKIEEN